The DNA sequence caagggtttatgatttgcaaaggtttcctacacaatgcttctaactaagctaagtaggaattacaagtaaagaactttaacaaaggtgcaatACAACTAGGGACATGTAATAACTCAATACAtgaaactggtccttcgttatgttgttctttgttcttgatgcccttaagaatcacttgcaagattggcacagacttgagagaaaatgcttgatcgattcttgaatgtgcaagtgttttgttttacctttgcttgatgtaaataactcatttgtgacatcacttgaatgatgtaagcaagttaggtaaagggcattccccataaagttgactgttgcactgtttttgcactgttgcgtgtgcagaCAGCAACTTTACAGCTGTGGGGACTTGACTTGTTCAGTCACCACGGGAACTGGTGGccatctgttccctctgttgttcctttgATTCTGAAGAGTTGAACCACATCCCCGAACTGAAACTTGTTGTTCTTTAAGtacttgaggatgtgtaacaggttccttatcaataagtttgttagatcatcaaaacataacaggaATACATATAACCTATCAATAAGTAACCAACAGAAATTTAAAGACCGAATACTAGAATTCAAGATGATTAAACACCAGCAAAGACGAATGATTAGATATTTAGATTATCGTATTAGATGAGGAgtattatttataattatattaCTTATATTTTGAAACACACACATAATATAAGCAAGGCCGAGCACTTATAAATCTTCATTGCGTCAATTCCCTTAGTCCACTTCAGAAGTTTAGTTCACGTTGAAACAGATGCATAAATTTTGGAATTTTCTGGTTTCATAGCCCAACTCCTGAGATTGAAAGGAAATACTTCAAAGAAGTTTTAAACGCAGTCATGCCTCAAAGTACATTAAAGAATTAAGAAAAATGTGCTTCTTAAGGATTCATATGTCCTTTTGCAAAGTACTGGGAATACACTATTTCTAGATGGCCACAAATGTATGAAAGAATACACTATTTCTTGTAAATATCAGTTGTTGTTTATGTACGACCGAGAGTAGCTACCTTGTCCGCGACCCTATTTGCTTCCTGATAGCAGTGTTGGACCCTAAGCCTGCACTCCTGCGCTATCCTTTTGATGCTGCTATATACTTCTGTTTGCATTCTGCATGGTGTGCTTGTCGCTCCTCCTACATACATGAGCTGAGCAGCTTTGAGtccgcaacttaacaagaaagtaaaaatgataagaagtgataggggtggtgaatatgaatctccttttgaagaaatatgtttagaatatggaattattcatcaaacaacagccccttacacgccccaatctaatgggattgcggaaagaaagaatcgcacattaaaggagatgatgaatgcgttgttgataagttctggtttgccacagaacttgtggggggaagccattcttacggctaatcgaatattaaatcgagtgccccatagcaaaacacaatccattccatatgaaaaatggaaaggaaggaagcccaacttgaattattttaaagtgtgggggtgtttggcaaaagtgcaagttcctaaacccaaaagggtaaagataggaccgaaaaccgttgattgtgttttcataggatatgcgacaaatagtaaagcatatcgatttctggttcataaatcagaaaatcccgacattcataataatacggttatagaatcagataatgctgagttctttgaaaatatatatccgtataaaaaggaatgtgagtcgtttggtgaaggatctaaacgacctcgggaagaaacaaaagaaagtacatgtaatcaggagaatccaagacgtagtaaacgtcaaagaatgtctacttcatttggaccagattttgtgactttcttattggagaatgagcctcaaacatttaatgaagctatgacttcttcggaatcattgttttggaaagagggagtcaatagtgaaatagaatccatattgaacaaccatacatgggaattggttgatcttcctcctggaaataaacctttgggttctaaatgaatttttaagagaaaaatcaaagatgatggcactattgataaattcaaggcaaggctcgtagtcaaagggtatagacaacgagaaggtctagactactttgatacatactctccagttacaagaattacgtccatacagatgttagtagcattagctgcagtgtatggtcttgaaattcatcaaatggatgttaagacggccttcttaaatggagagttggaggaagaaatttacatggaacaacctgaagggtttgtggttccaggtaaagaaaagaaggtatgtagacttgttaagtctctttacggactaaaacaagcacccaaacaatggcatgcgaaatttgaccaaacaatgttgtcaaatggttttaagataaatgaatgtgataaatgtgtgtacattaaaaatgttccaaatcacatagtcattgtttgcctatatgtggatgatatgttgataatgagtaatgacattgccaatataaatgctactaagcgtatgctcaataacaagtttgatatgaaagacttgggagttgctgatttaattctgggaattaagatccataagactcctcaaggtctggcattgtcacaatctcattatattaagacagtacttgaaaaattcaagcacttgggctttaaagttgcaaagactccaattgacgtgaatcttgcattagcaaagaataaaggccaaagcatatcacaattggattatgctcgtgtgttgggatgcttaatgtatatcatgaattgtacacgaccagatatagcttgtgctataagtaaactgagtcgatatacgagcaatccaggccaatctcattggatggcaatgaaacgagttttgggatatttagaacatacccagaactttgaattgcactacagtaatttccctgcggtgattgagggatactgtgatgcaaattggatcaccggttcaactgattctaagtccacaagtggatatgtattcactattggcggaggagcggtatcttggaagtcgtccaaacaaacatgtattgcccgctctacaatggaggctgaattcatagccttagataaagccggtgaagaagctgaatggctccgaaatttattggaagacattccattttggcccaaaccgttggcaccaatatgcatacattgtgatagtcaagcggcaattggaagggctgggagcgttatgtataacggtaaatctcgtcatatatgacgaagacataaaaccgttaggcaattactctctagaggaattatcacgattgactatgtaaagtcaagtgataatcctaactagagaggtagttgagaaatcatcaaggggaatggggctatggccgagaacaagttattgtggcggtaactctacctagaagactggagatcccaagatctaggttcaaggagatcaaacaaagtcataaatgacggttcaacattgtcaaataaaattttagtccgttctcgttaTGAGACAATGTtaagtaccaaggataaagcattaaggctttttaataatttctaaatttgatacggggtatatcaaatagtgtatctacaggatgacacttttaggaatcacctatgtaagtgtgaagtgttagctgcttcaaggagaactttgtaaggccagttctctacgcacttatgaaaccaggcggtgttcatggctgaaacgaacacaacaatgataatcaaagacggttaagggttgattgtgtgacttatggttgtctaggtatacaccaaagatcgacggttcaaagatatcaaatctaccgattgaccgagtatatccgacataagtttactacgaaaagttcaaagggaaacctacttatctagatgcgattaatccttgcttgtaaatcacacagtttttccatgcatacttccgtgatatagccattccccattcatgtgggggattgttgaggtttttttttttaagatgtaatattcttaaaatgagggtgaatgggaaatggaggaaaaataaaattttgagtaaaattttaagttttccctcttaacaatgagacattgtcccatattggaagaggaagacatttttggtgggtatatatataattgctcttcttgtagctcttaaagagttaagaagaaagcaagcctcgcgccgtcgtcgtcgtcgctcgctcggcttcggcttcggcttcggcttcggcttcggcttcggcttcggcttcgacttcggattcggattcggattcggattcggatttggtcaaatgatcgattgattgattaattttttggatcaaatttatttgttaatagtaaatattaacgtaagattatccgcatttgtaacggatattttccaatccgtgtaatgaccatttggcagccgcctaatgctcttcccaccatgaagtgcttgctccacaacatgaagtgcttgctccacaaacatgtaatgcttgctccaccatggagggtggacgtttggtcttcttcaacattttgctgctatatatatgtgcagcagatgttgaagaaagacactcaacacacaacacataattcgctcaacaaattggctatacagtacactccttcctctcagcatttccatacgattttctgagtatatactccttcgttctgcattgtttttaacttcaaacaaagcaactgtaagtgtgatttgctaccgaactttgtattcgctgaaacactggggtttgaagtaccgctacaccagtgtgttattcgttctatcctgggaggaaataatccattaccttgggtactaggaggggattaaattccttaaggaaacactgtgaattcagtgggctcgaatttataactgtttcattacgttaacttttattttgcagaattattatttacaaatacaacaatattggcgggaataacagtGACGTCCAGTGTAATTGTTTCGTGTCTCATTGGTTGATCTATGATGAAATGTAACTGTTCGCACGCTGGTTGCAATCTCACTTTTTTCCAAATTTGTCTCATGTTACGTCTATTAGATTAAACATTGTATGCATTTCTGACCTTCGTAGTGATGGGGTTTCTGACCTCTAACAATACTGTCGGTTCATTACATGAAGAAGTTTGAAGCTTTGAGTCATAACATCTCTTCAAAACCCATTACACCAGGGTTCAATGATTGATGGCTCTAGAGAGACTTAGAAACGAGGTTGTAGACATAACCAACTACCAAACTCTGTTTTACTATGCATATTTTAGTACCTCGAGTCAAGATAGCGATTCATCTAAGCAATGGCTCTTGACTCTTGCACTCCCCAAAAGATGGAGCTTTTATAGCAGCTACCTTTAGGACAACTGAGTTTGTTCCTACTTACTGGAGCCAGAGCGTTCTGGTCAATGCGCTCTGCGACTATCAAAACCAGGTTTTTCTCCTTTACTGCATTGTCCTTTGGTTTGTAATCTTTTTATCAACCAAAGCTActgcaacaaaaaaaaaaacattatgCCTTAATACAACAGGCCTAGTGCTTGACAAAATAAGTTGCTACCTTACACCTGTGAAGCTCCACAGTCTTCTTTCGTCGATCAATTACAAAATAAGGTGATAATTAGCCACCATCAAACTGCATACCTTCTACAACTTCTAGACTGGTTTCAGTATAGTTCCCTTTCTCAATTGTGACAACACCTTTTCTCCCAACCTGTCTTAGAGCTTCCGAGATCATGTTTCCGATGGCATAATCATTGCCAGCACTAACACCAGCAACATCTTCCAGCTCGTGATCCTCAACCTGCAAGGTTTAATGATTGTCAACCGATATGTTGAAGATAGTACAACCTCATGCATCTTAGATAAGAAAGCTGATTTTTAAACATATATCTTGGCCAAACAATTCTGTTTCTCTGCCTAAAGCAAAAACGCAGAGTAATTTTTCCTTCCTTATACCTCTCTAGACATCAACTTGAGCTCAGAAATAAGGGCTTTGGCAGTTCTCTCACACTTGGACAACATTTGCTCCCGTCGCAGTAACCTAGAGAAAGATAATGACTAAACACAATTATAACCAAAACAAGAAAGCTGTTTTTATCTAAAAAAGAGATGTCTATAGGTTATTCCATTCCCTTCAACCCTTGGCACCTTCAGCAACCAGATCACGAGCAAGCACTATAGATGTTGTGCAACCATCACCAGCAAGATTATTAGTCTTGGCACCAGCTTCCCTAACCAATTTTACTCTTGACATTTTCCAAAGGATTGTCCAGATGGATCTGTACTGAAAACAAATGGATATATTCAATACATTATCTTAAGGTGGAAAAGTAAGAAGACGAATGACCACCTACTCCATTGAATTTGAAAGTAAGTTGAATCCGAGAAGCTCAAAAACCTGATTTTATCTGACAGGCTAAATTTGATAGAAGACGTGCATGCAGCTCATTACTTTACTATTAGAAACACTTTTAGCTATCTTTCATCAGCATTCAAATGTATCTATGTACGATTTCTACAAGGATATACTTTATACAATTAATTTTCAACTTTTTGCTTATATAACTGGTTTATATCGTAATCCAAGTCAGGCTTAGAATGTGAATCACATTAATGGAAAAATGTAAAAGAACAAGGACAATTAACTAAGAGTTCCCTATTAAGTTCCAGAAATGACAAAAAATAGAATTGCTGGAAAAAGCAGAACAAGTAGGAGGATGGAAGAAACGTCAACTGTAGACTGTAGGCCTCAGAAAGTGTCAAGAGAAGACTTGTTACACATGAAAACTCAAACAAACAGAAGTAACTTCCACTACGCAGAATGAAGTGATCTTTTAAGGTGGAATTCTATAATTCCATAGACCTGAAGACAAATTTAAACCCTGAATATTGACAACTCTAATAATTCCTTTCTCTATCCTCAGAAGTCAAAAGCAACCAAATTGTCCAACAGGAAACAAGAAATTTACAACCATTAAACTACTTTGAGAAGGAATCACAATATGATTTACCAATTTACACAAGTATGAAAGAGGCACACATAACAATCTATGATTCTAGTTTCCTCTCCATTTTGAACCATACACAACATAAAAGCTCCTTTAATGGTGACATCTTAGaccagtggcggagccagaaaTACGTACAAGGagattgaaaaaaaaaactttcacTCCTAGGACTTGAACCTATGATACAAAAGAATTTTTGAACCCCTTTTACCACTACACTAGAATCTTCTATAATGTCAAGGGAATTCAACAGTTTAtgcataaaaaaattatttttacccTATTTGCGTACTATAGTTTTCGGCAAAGGGAATTCAATTGAATCCCTTGCCGACACTTTGCTCCGCCACTGCTTTAGACATCATTCTTCCAATTTACTTTAATTCTATATATTGACACCATTGGAATAGCTTTTGATTTACATATTCCAAGTAACATGGAATTCCAACCTTTTTTTTTAAACACCAAATAATACAAGACCTCTttggtctgcgtacacattaccctacCAAATAATACCAGAGGCCTATAAAATTTAAACATCTAACAATGTTGTTAATGCTTGTAATGTG is a window from the Nicotiana tomentosiformis chromosome 10, ASM39032v3, whole genome shotgun sequence genome containing:
- the LOC104102994 gene encoding chaperonin 60 subunit beta 4, chloroplastic-like isoform X7, encoding MSRNFLQFPFWEFRAGVDLVAELVGMRLGPKGRNVVLRNKYGPPNIIMAKLFLKRSIWTILWKMSRVKLVREAGAKTNNLAGDGCTTSIVLARDLVAEGYCDGSKCCPSVRELPKPLFLSSS